The Juglans microcarpa x Juglans regia isolate MS1-56 chromosome 8D, Jm3101_v1.0, whole genome shotgun sequence genomic sequence AGTGAATTGTGAATACATTTTTGATTGATGAGAGAATAAATTCTTGGCCATTATGTTGGGAGATATATTCTGACGGATGCCTAAATGTATTGTTTTGCATAGTAGTTTTTAGCTTGGAGAGTTGATGGCGTCCAAGCTGGTTCAATTGCAATCCAAGGCTGCTCAGGCTTCACAGTTTGTGGCCAAGCATGGATGTGCCTACTACAGGCAGTTATTGGAGCAAAACAAGCAGTACATTCAAGAGCCGCCCACCGTCGAGAAATGCAATCTTTTGTCAAAACAATTGTTCTATACTCGCCTTGCCAGGTCAGCCACGATTTGCAATTCATTCTAGCTTTCCCTAACGATTTTATGTGTCAATTTGGTTCTTGAAGCATGAATTCTCAGGTCCATTTTATCAATGAATTGGTTCCATTTGTTATTTAGTAATGGTGTGGCTTGGGATATCATACTTTGATACTTTCAACATGGACTTTCTTGTGAAAATTCATAATGTTATGTGTGTAATATGTAGCTCATCcatttataatgttttataaTATCTGCGACTGGTTTGGAATATTTATGCAAGATTGACTGGTTTCCTGCCTGAACTTGATTCCCTTGCTCTAgaatttaatcaatccaaatgtgCAGATTCTTGTTGGTTCTTATGTATATGGAATTTGCTTACCTTGTTAAAACCAACAATTTCTCTTATAGTCTGATCAAAACATATTCTAAATATGTCATATGGGCGTGTCCTTCCAATCCCAATCAAGCTGTAATGACGGTTTGGcccattggaaaaaaaatattttttatatacttccATGGTATCTCAGTGggcatatttaattttagacaGTCATTGTCTGATCTTCATTGCGCATTGTGCATATATTTGTCTTTGTTGATATATAAGAAATTTCCCTAGGAGTAATTGAGTCCACAAGTTAAGAGTGGCGATAATATCcacccaattttcttttttcgttttccCTTTGGTTGATTTATGAGGAAAGCTTGtttcaacttatcaaaaaaaaaattatgagtaaaGCTTGTTTCACTTAGTGTGGAGTGAAACTATCGCTGGGTCATGTTAGTTTTAAAAGCATGGAGCACGGTTGGACCCCATTATATCCGTTGATacttaataagataaataggTTCCTTGACAAAATGCATCTGCCGAAGGCTGGCTTGAATATTTTCTAGTGAGTACAACTTAGCCACTGTGACTTTCAAGCTTCATCAATTGCCACGAACTAGGGCTTTAAACAAAATATGATACTTCTTGTGCATTTTCATGCCCTTTTGAGACCCTAAAACATAAGTTCCCACCCTTTCCCCCTCCCCCAGTGGGATATCAGGTCAGCTAAGGTGAGAAAACACCAAGTGACTATTCCCTTTCTTGTTGATGGATGAGAATTGTCTGGTCAGAAAGTAAATATGGGGTGCTACAAATGTCCCTTGCAGGGCCGGACCAAAACTTGTGTGGTTGTTTTAAGCGTGATATGATGTATTACTGCATTGAGGAGAATAACAGTAAAGAAGAAAGTAATGGCTAATGAGACCTATTCTTTAAATCAGCAGTCATCTTTAGCAGGTGGACGTAGAGCATGAAACTGTATATGTGAAAGCCGTTATTCTGTTGCATTGTTCTTTCCACTGATGTGGCtgttattgtgtttttttctttgtaaattagaaaaaagaaaaacaaaatatgtgtttgcaaatatattttgaattatcTTAGATAGAAATCATTATTCTTCTCTTCTTAGTTTGGAATGCATAGATGACTATCATTAACTGATAGTCTGAATGTGATGTGTAGTCATCTTGATCACTCCGACTCTCTTCGATGATGGTTTATCGCTACTAACGTATAGTGACAAGACTTCTCTTATCCTCTAAAATGGTTGATTGCATCACCTATAAAACTATAACTTTTATAACAATTTCCAGTTGTATTCACTTTGACAATCCTAAATTTTGCTGCTTCCGACATATTGTTAAGTACTTTGGAATTTTGGTACTTCTTCCCTGTTGAAGCAGGACTAcattttattagtatttgttatacACTGTTGTTAAAGTCTGTGTTTTCGTATTTGCAAATTTTGTATGATATTGCTTCATATGAGTTGTGTTCAGATAAAATTTGCTTCCATGTTGAGATACTGTGGACGGTGCATGCCATACATTTCTAAGGTGGTTCcagttatataaaaataaaattggtttattcagtaaaatagatttaattaacTTGTTTGTGATACAGTACTCGTGGGCGCCAGGAAGCATTCTGGAAGGAGCTTGATTATGTCAAGCATCTATGGAAGAACAGGCAGGAACTAAAAGTTGAGGATGCTGGCATTGCTGCCTTGTTTGGGCTAGAATGCTTTGCCTGGTACTGTGCTGGTGAGATCGTAGGTCGAGGATTTACATTCACGGGCTACTATGTTTAAATGCTGCATCAGGAAGACTGCTTTTGAAGTTGATTTGATTGAGCTACTCAtcgtttaattttatgtttgaattgCTATCAAGGGACAATAACATAcatatatgttaaaatattatccTCTGGGATTTATGGCAATTGTGTAGACGAACAAAGTCATTAGCATCAATAATCTCTTCCAATATCATGTTTTCGTCTATCCATTCTGTTTTTCCTTCCAATGAACCCTATTATAAGCTACATCATGGATAATGTTCTTCTACCCTTCTGCTATATGATCTTTTAAAGAGAATTTATTCTGTGGATTGATTCAGTAACGCGTTGGGGAAGTGTCAGGTTGTGTGTGGACACTTTTCTTCAATCAAATGCACATTTTTTTCCTATCAGGTAAATTTTGACTGAGGAATCATGGTTAGTTCTAGTTGTATATAAGATCTaagatatttttggaaaatgttatTCTAAGACTTGTACACTACATACCATCCAcgtggcataatttgatttgtaatattcaaaatttaaaatttatctttcaaataaaattatgtctGGTGTGGAGTGTAGAGATTTTAGAATAGAGTTGATCTTTTTGGATTTGGTGTTACTAGTTTTCCTCATTCATATCAAGTGATGTCTACGGTTTCTAAAGAGTTGACATAATCATGAAACTGGACATGCTCCAATTTATGGAAATAATGAGCTCGGCTATatcctattttttttccaaaacttgGCGGAACAAgcacattgtttttttttattttttacaaactttTAGATATCCAGAAAGTGAAAAATCTTTTTGCTTCAAAGAAAGTCTTATATCTATAATTACGCACCGGAGCCTGTCTTAGCGATTGTATGGAAacttagatgagatgagatctttTCATCTCAAAgcttctctttattttcttttcaaaaataaacttaaatataaaatatttttcaatttcaaatttgattttttcatctaatcattacaattttttcaaagttccaaacaaaacaaaaaaaataatacaatttttttcaaattcaaaacaaaaattatactcaaaacaattttttaattttataaatcatcttaactcgaatcattttactactattcacaaactattttactactatccACATAATTCTCGTATCATCTTATTACCCAAACATTCACGTGGTGAGGTTTGAAGTGAAGTGCCTCATTGAAAGTCATCCATGGCTGAATGAACTGTTCCAACCAATGGCATTTTGTGGGACAGAAGCAAgtggcagattgcaatgccctGCTATATCATCCACCAAAATATGcagtaataaattataagttGACGTGGAGAGGTCAAAAACAGCCAGCAAGAATATTGATGCCTTGATGCTGTGCTCTACAATCAAATGATAACAATGACAGAGCACGGGGGGATAAATCCATCCTTTCCACGAATAAGAATCACTGATCATAACGATTGCTTCCTTACAAAATTTTCAGTTCAAAAAATTGTCTTCTTTGTATAGATTTgttgaaaaagcaaaaaagagaaagagaatgtCTCCATATAATCCACATACAAATTCTGTTACCTTGTTTCAACCTTACTCTCTGTTAAGTGCAGCATCTTCAAAATATAAAGGTAACGAGGCTTTTGATCTTACTTCAAAAGAGGTGATTCCTAAATGCCTGTACCATTTTTGGAGACAGCAACAAGAAAACTGCCAAGATGGAACCAAAGAacattttgataatatattgcATTGGGTCATGATCAACAACTCTGGAGGCGCTCCTTGAGGTTGAGATGGCTGTTGCTGATGGTAGAGCTTCTATTACAGCATCTGCAAGATCCATGATGAAAGTAGAGGTGCATCCAAGGGCAGGGACGCGGCCCCAGTTCTCAATCCCAGATTCAAGCGCCAAGTGCTTGTACTCCATATCAATCTCTTCAAGAGTCTCTATGTGTTCACTCACAAAGCTGGAATATAAAcagacattaaaaaaaagttaaatttttctGTAGCCTGAAGATTAACATATTTATCAGAGGTAGGAATGAAAGAAATGCACCAACAAGGGTAAATATTCAAAGACAATCTAGAATTCCTGGTCAAAATCAATTCCCAAACAGGCTAAATGGTAATTATCTTCCAGAATCCAAATAACATCTATTATAAAACTAAATGCACTTTTTATTCcataaactagtaaaataaaagacATCAGATATTGTGAAAAAGTAACATTTTCAAGTATAGCAAGCAATATGATTCTACTTCAACATGAAGGATATACCTCACTGGAACAGCTAGGAGACTCTTCACACCTTTCTGGCCAAGCTCAACAAGAACTTCATCGGTGTATGGCTTCAGCCATTGAATAGGGCCAACTCGGCTCTGTTTGAAAGCACAAGAGGGGGGAGGAAAAGAAttagagaaaaggaaaaggcaaggatataagaaattaaagataGGATAGCCTTGATCTAGTAACGAGCAAAAAAGGATCTTGTAGCTAGCTTGGAGGTAAGTAACACAAGATTGTGTCAAGAACCAAGTAAAGAACCTCAAAGCTAAAACATAAGATGACCAACCTGATAACAAAGAGTATGTTCATTGTTAATTCCTCTGGCTTTCAACTCCTGCATGATTAAGTAGATGCACTCCTCCATTTGATCCTTGTATGGATCTCCGGCATCCTCAACATAGCTGACTGGTACTCCATGAGCACTGAAGAGTATCATAACCTAAAATACCACAAAGCAATAAGTAACAGTTCCCGCAATGGAAGAATTCACCATTTGACAAGGACAAAAAAGTTTCCAGACACATTAAAATAGTAGTGTCAAATCAGTTGGTTGTGAGAACTAAACCCACCTCCTCAGGCTTCAAAAAACTCTTAAACTCCTTCTCAATCAAGTCAGCCATTGACTTAATGTAACCTTCTCGTTGATACCAAGAATTTATGATAGAAACAGGCAACTCTGATAGATATGCATCTTCTCTGATATAGGACTCACAGTCAGACTTCAAACAGATTTATAAAGGGGGATAAAAATCTAATTACCCGCTTATAGATGCAGGTCACAAACAGACAAGATTATCACCTGAATATTCTCTGGAGTACACCAATGCTTGACCCAGTTGTGGATATGGAGAACTGGGGATACAGAGGCAGCACAACAAGCCTGGTTATTTTGTCCTTTTTAATCTGCCAACGACAATAAGATAAAGTTCAACCTTTTGACCCAACCAATTGGAGGATATATGGGATGCACAATTGATAAACTTTAACAATGTTAAAGATATCTTCATTATTTTAGTTATCATTTTTACTTATTAagcttctctttctctctctctctcaatatcaCTAAGATAGTAGACTGCATGAACTTCCCAGTGTCTTAACATCACCCAAAAGTAAAAGTTTTGAACTATAGAAATAAAACTCACTTGCTGAATTGCTTCCTCGGTGAATGGGTACCAATACCGCATTCCAACATAGACATTTACAGGCATGTTCTTGGCTTCCAATGCCCTTTTAAGTGCATGTGCCTGCAACAAGTATAACAAACCATAAATAAACCTACTCAAATTAGATGTATGCAAACCTAAAAGTATTATCAACGTTCAACAAGAATAACACATGCATTTGAACAAGACATGCATTCTACCTGCTCATCAGTTATTTTACGCAAGGGAGAGCCACCACCTATAGCAGCATAGCCTTCCTTGCTTTTGGGAGCCCGAAACACAGATATTAGCTTAGCCAATGGTTGCCGGAGAAATTGAAATAACCTTGGGAGACGAATGATATCCTAATTCGAAGCAAGAAAACTATTGTTAGGGCCCAAAATACCACAACCTTTGAAGCTGGCACAATTAGGCAAGCATAAGCAATTAACGTACTGGATCAGCAAATAGATTGAACAAGAATGGTTGAACATCATCAAGAGTCTCTGGTCCTCCTAGATTCAGAAGTAGCACCCCAATCTTCTCTTCCATGGCATGCGAATCAGAATCTATCTGAGCTCCACCGTACGTGCTCACACCCGCAGAGCAAAATGTTTGCCCCACTGTATTTCTCTTATCAATTGGGCCACAGTGATGTGATCTGCCAACCAGGCTACTTCCTTTATCACTTGAGCTAGAAGATGAAACGACAATTTCTTTAGAGGAAGATTTATTATGATCACGTAATCCCTCGGATAAATGGCACGAGACAGACTTGAGAGATCTGGTATAAGAGCACGACCTGCCAACAAATAATAACCTTTATAAATATCTTAGCTTTAAGGAAATGAACAGCTGAAAAGTTGAGATTGCCGCACTACTGAAAAACGAGCAggttcatttttcataaaaaatgttcAGCTCAACTTCATTATTACAAAAATCAAACTAAAGAGTTTGCTCTTGCATCATTTCAGTTTTCAAAAAAGTTTGGTCTTATATTTCTTCACCTGAGAAAATCATAACACCAAGAGCCCAttgatgtttgagaagaaagCATATCCCAAAAATGGTGGTATTGTTACGATGATAGTGGTATTTAGCTGATTGTACttctttctattctttttccGCTCTTGCAAATGCTAATACTAACGACTTTCTTTCTCATTCTAACAATGCTAATCTCTAAGGGGCAATTTCCTCCAACGTTTCCAAAAGTAGCTCAGTAATCTTGATATTTCAACAGTACACAGATTAACCCGTTAACCATCCATCTAACAAACCAAggtaaaataacaaaatgagaCGAAAGAAGTTTCTTATGGATTCCATTAGAACCAGTGGAAGGTTTTCCTCAATGGTGTCCAAATATTAGCATCAAATCAGCAGCCATTTCCATGTCATActataatcaaaacaaaaaaatcaagttttgtgcTCGATCCCGAACCGTCCGATTTCAGGAGGGCGTGAATGTCTATAACACAATTTTCGAAACAGACAGAACTTAAATAAGAATCGATCGTATAAAGCTTACGTTGGAACTCTATGACTCGATTTGCAGAGATTCGAGCCGAAGAGCTTCGTACGGGGAAGAACACCGGCGCATGACGTCGCGGACATGGCGTCGTAATTGCAAAAAGGTACTCTCcttaaaaaagaacaagaagaaccCCTAGAAACCCGAAACGCTTCGAATCCTCGAggaaagaaaatcaaggaactcgttatgagaagaagaagaaaaagaagaagagtgcTCAACTTTTCTAGGGCTGGTTGAAGCAGGAAGAATAAATGCGAATTGAAAAAGTCAAAAGCGGAGAGTGAAGAATCATCAAGAGCCTCCACCGACTCTCCCTGCAGACCGTGTTTTGGGACGAGCTCGCTCTCTCTGTGATGGAGTCGGTAAACGTACGCGTGACGCTTAGGTCTTTCGTGGAAGTTGGGCTCTACCCCTTAGGTTGGCTACATGAATAAGTCATACATATTTAATTGGAAAAACCTATTCTTCCGTAGCTACCTCTGCTCCCTGgacgactttttttttttttttagtgattaaaaaaatattttttaataatattatgattttttttaaaatatttaaaagtattaaaaaaatatacgtgaaaaaaaaaaactactataaCTACCCTTCCCGCTCGGCTGTAGAGCCACCCTAGTTAACTATTAGGTAGACTAAGGGTATGTTTggaacttaaaattattttaactcatctcaatttatcattataatttttttaaatcttaaaataataataataataaaaataatattctaataatattttatcaattcaacttaacttagttcaacatctaaacgtagtctaagttcatgaaagaaattttataaaattaaaaaaaaaatttaatttaaaattagcaTAATTTAATATGACTTATTCTTCTATTTACAAGGTAGTGTAGTGGACATATCATCTATACtgcttaaataataatatttcttttataagtgattttatttttaaatttatcttacaaatcaaatcatgccAAACCAATTATGTGAAAAGTGTATCCTCTACATaggtttgtaaataaaaacttttcatATATCATTTCAAATCTACGTTACAATCCAACGTACTATGCTAGGCCATATTAACTtatgaacttatttttataaaatctcttagTAAACCAAGTATTCctctatttaataaatattaaagcttattttgtttttctatttatgattttttttttcgaaataaatataattatgaattttatACATTTTCCATGGGATCGTGACTAAtattaattacttgattattaTCAAACTACAACACTAAAAAAGTATATTgtattcacaaattaataaaaaaataaaattatagccGATATCATAAATGATTTTATCACagaatatatgatttatttaaaattttagatagtttaatttggagtttatataattactttatcaacattactcatatacaaatatcaatatcaaaattcatatttttgaatattttaaattatgtctttctttcttatctTTCTAAATAGGGAAATACTCTAATtacaaacaaattatataaaaatactctaACAAATTGATATGGCTTGATATAgttcgtcagattgtaaaattaattttcttgtaaaatagatttaataaatcagataaaatcatatcaatttataagattattttatataatacttttgtagatgtagaaataaaatttttaaaaacaaaattgcattcatattattttacaaGGTACAACAACATCCACGtctataaagttataaactcaTAATCAAGAATCACAACTTCTCTAACAAGCCTACCAGCTACACAACTGACATTGGAGGGATTGCGCATAGCCAAGTGTATAAGAGCGGGCTAACAACCCCACAACTGTCTTTCTTTACCTACtacattttcttccattttctcagTTGTACACGTTTCACATTTCATTTTCACCAAACAAGTGGGGGCGTGGGGATTGGGTTCTGTTCCCATAGTgctaaggaaaatgctaatatgtcttgagtttaccatcattttttattgctcatatatttattatatttttacttaataattaagaaaatgtttttagtgtattagtatatttaaatatattaaaaagatatataaaaaaaataaaaataaaatagcaactTTGTACTAGTGGGCACACCCAAGAGTCAAAGCTGGACGGCACTAGTGCTGTACAAAAAACTTGCCAACCGATCGGGACCGACTCAGACTGGCCGCCGGAGCTTAGAACTGGCCGAAACCAACAAGGAACCGGTCGGCCATCGATGGTAAATTAACAAAACCGGCGTCGGTAGGTTCGATCCCGATTTAAACCAGCCAAAACCTGATAAACTGGTCGACGTCagtagctttttttttaatatatatatatcattattaaacgacgtcgtttcacttaaataagtaAAACGGCGTCATTCTGCTTCtttagtttagaaaaaaataaagagaacaGCGTCATTTGACATAAGCCAAACGACGTCATTTCTACTAGGGCTTATTCAAATCCTCTCccatcttcttctcttctcattcGAGCCCTCAACACTACTTCACAAACACTCCAGCGTCCACGACTCCACGCCGTCCAGGCTCCGAGCTCTCCAGCTTCAACCTTCCGCAGCTCTCCAACGGCAGCAATGTAGCCTCCACTGCTCCACGTTCTTCCGGCAAACGGCGCAGCCTCCACCACTCCACGTTTATTTAGGtatgattttgaaatttgaatactCTGATTCTGAGattgtgttttaattttagtgatGACTGTCGACTAATGAGtctaattttattgtaatttattttttgataagtggtTGTGCCGTTGTGGTATTTGGgtctagggttagggattgGGATTTCTAGTTTGGGATGGTGAATCGGTGATGAACATTGAACACCATGTTGATGAGAATTTGGACTAGTGATTTTGTACAATTAggtttttaatttgataaatgtTCATAAGACTCAAACACAagttttttgattttgataaattttgataatttgtacaattaggtttttaatttataagactCAGTAACTCAATAGAGGGGATACAAATCTAATTAATagaaatttcaaattattaactTGTGTTGATTGAcaattttgttataaatttattttgattcttaaattaatttgtgAGGTTTATGAGCGATCTAAAATAtagattagaatcttagatttgtgatgtttgccacgttGCAAACTAACTGCTGTGTAATTGACAattgtgttgatttttttgttctttctttattttacatgttagatggattcttctcaagtccaattgatcttgattcaaactcccaaataccaaaaccCCAGGCCTCAAGTGCCCCTAATAGCAGTAATTGTCCACTTCTTAAGAAACGGAAGGGAAATGATCCGTCAATTGTTTGGgaccattttacaaaagttgagggtTGTTCTATAGATAATCCTAAGGCCAAGTGTAATTATTGTAGCAAGATA encodes the following:
- the LOC121243370 gene encoding uncharacterized protein LOC121243370; translated protein: MASKLVQLQSKAAQASQFVAKHGCAYYRQLLEQNKQYIQEPPTVEKCNLLSKQLFYTRLASTRGRQEAFWKELDYVKHLWKNRQELKVEDAGIAALFGLECFAWYCAGEIVGRGFTFTGYYV
- the LOC121243372 gene encoding ferrochelatase-2, chloroplastic-like, which encodes MSATSCAGVLPRTKLFGSNLCKSSHRVPTSCSYTRSLKSVSCHLSEGLRDHNKSSSKEIVVSSSSSSDKGSSLVGRSHHCGPIDKRNTVGQTFCSAGVSTYGGAQIDSDSHAMEEKIGVLLLNLGGPETLDDVQPFLFNLFADPDIIRLPRLFQFLRQPLAKLISVFRAPKSKEGYAAIGGGSPLRKITDEQAHALKRALEAKNMPVNVYVGMRYWYPFTEEAIQQIKKDKITRLVVLPLYPQFSISTTGSSIGVLQRIFREDAYLSELPVSIINSWYQREGYIKSMADLIEKEFKSFLKPEEVMILFSAHGVPVSYVEDAGDPYKDQMEECIYLIMQELKARGINNEHTLCYQSRVGPIQWLKPYTDEVLVELGQKGVKSLLAVPVSFVSEHIETLEEIDMEYKHLALESGIENWGRVPALGCTSTFIMDLADAVIEALPSATAISTSRSASRVVDHDPMQYIIKMFFGSILAVFLLLSPKMVQAFRNHLF